Proteins from one Corynebacterium epidermidicanis genomic window:
- a CDS encoding DNA polymerase III subunit gamma and tau — protein sequence MALYRKYRPASFSEVVGQEQVTKPLSVALDSGRINHAYLFSGPRGCGKTSSARILARSLNCVQGPTSQPCGVCPSCVSLAPGGPGNLDVTELDAASHNGVDEMRELRDRAYFAPAESRYRVFIIDEAHMISNAGFNALLKIVEEPPEHLIFIFATTEPDKLIGTIRSRVHHYPFRLLTPPDMRMLLERTCAAEGVQVEDAVYPLVIRAGGGSPRDSLSILDQLLAGSGPDGLTYAEAVPLLGVTDASLIDAAINSFAEKNHASLFTCVDDVINAGHDPRRFATDLLDRLRDLMILQSVPDALSMGLVDAPADHHEELQRQARLFDSRTIAAMAGQLNDQIEELRGATSPRLLLEIMCARMMLVAAGQSSAAPGAQAVVVASETDAPAPSGAPGSRPRYQRKSTAQAAPAPAPAAPTPATEAPSRQVAPPPPRPAQAPAEQPRPVEVQRPAETASPAEPPRPAEPVREAEPARPAVQESPQVAAEPPTNSEDPVAVVRARWAEIRRVVGKTNQVAEIMLTEARVLGINGDELVIGHNTGALAERLNATGNNSSVASAVAEVTGHNYSVRVIVGTNPAAAGLKGAPNVAPRAQWDPRREARRPEGEQRVSGAAEPEPEPERARKPDAQPLNRPTRAEVQQPSAGGWGKPAPIGGQVPPQPAPEKAEQVPAQVPEEQPTPQPEAIPRWKQAAERGRAAREQQQAHTFGDGVPLPPEPDDEDPGDVEDGYSPGVPEQVASISERDEEEEMIQEAAKEPANYDRRDARTIAMEMLQSELGARQL from the coding sequence GTGGCTCTCTATCGCAAGTACCGTCCGGCGAGCTTTTCGGAAGTTGTCGGCCAAGAACAGGTAACTAAACCGCTGTCCGTCGCGTTGGACAGCGGCCGGATCAATCATGCGTATCTGTTCTCGGGTCCCCGTGGTTGTGGCAAAACGTCCTCGGCTCGTATTCTGGCGCGCAGTCTTAACTGCGTCCAGGGGCCGACTTCGCAGCCGTGTGGCGTGTGTCCTTCGTGTGTGTCTTTGGCTCCTGGAGGCCCGGGCAATCTCGATGTCACGGAGTTGGATGCGGCCTCACATAACGGTGTTGATGAGATGCGTGAGCTGCGCGATCGGGCCTATTTCGCGCCGGCGGAGTCGCGCTACCGGGTGTTCATTATCGACGAAGCGCACATGATCTCCAACGCGGGCTTCAACGCGTTGCTGAAGATCGTGGAAGAGCCCCCAGAGCACCTGATTTTTATTTTTGCCACTACGGAACCGGACAAGTTGATCGGTACGATCCGTTCCCGCGTGCATCATTACCCATTCCGGCTGCTCACCCCACCGGATATGCGCATGCTGTTGGAACGTACCTGCGCCGCCGAAGGCGTCCAAGTCGAGGATGCGGTGTATCCGCTGGTCATTAGGGCTGGTGGTGGCTCGCCCCGCGACTCACTTTCGATCCTCGACCAACTCCTCGCTGGTTCCGGCCCCGACGGCCTCACCTATGCCGAGGCCGTGCCACTACTCGGGGTGACCGACGCATCGCTTATCGACGCCGCGATTAATTCCTTCGCGGAGAAGAACCATGCCTCGTTGTTCACCTGCGTCGATGACGTGATCAATGCAGGCCATGACCCGCGTCGTTTCGCCACGGATCTTTTGGACCGGCTGCGCGACCTGATGATCTTGCAGTCAGTACCTGATGCACTTTCGATGGGCTTGGTCGATGCCCCGGCGGATCACCATGAGGAACTGCAGCGCCAGGCCCGGCTATTCGATTCGCGGACCATTGCTGCGATGGCCGGCCAGCTCAATGACCAAATCGAAGAACTGCGCGGGGCGACCTCGCCGCGCTTGCTGCTGGAGATCATGTGCGCGCGGATGATGTTGGTGGCAGCGGGACAATCGTCAGCTGCGCCAGGTGCTCAGGCCGTAGTTGTTGCTTCGGAGACGGATGCGCCCGCCCCAAGTGGTGCGCCGGGTTCCAGGCCACGCTACCAGCGGAAATCTACGGCCCAAGCAGCTCCGGCCCCCGCACCTGCAGCGCCGACACCAGCTACCGAGGCACCGTCGCGGCAGGTAGCGCCACCTCCTCCTCGCCCGGCGCAGGCGCCTGCTGAACAGCCACGTCCGGTAGAGGTGCAGCGGCCTGCCGAGACTGCTAGCCCGGCTGAGCCACCTCGTCCGGCCGAGCCTGTGCGCGAAGCGGAGCCAGCGCGTCCGGCTGTGCAGGAATCTCCGCAGGTAGCCGCTGAACCGCCAACTAACAGCGAAGATCCCGTGGCTGTCGTTCGCGCTCGCTGGGCAGAGATCCGCCGAGTGGTGGGCAAGACTAATCAGGTTGCCGAGATCATGCTTACCGAAGCTAGAGTGCTTGGCATCAATGGTGATGAGCTGGTGATCGGGCACAATACCGGTGCGCTCGCCGAGCGGTTGAATGCGACCGGAAATAATTCCTCGGTGGCCAGTGCCGTTGCTGAGGTGACCGGGCACAACTACTCGGTGCGGGTGATTGTCGGGACGAATCCGGCTGCGGCGGGTTTGAAAGGTGCGCCGAATGTGGCTCCGCGGGCGCAGTGGGATCCGCGCCGGGAGGCTCGTCGCCCAGAAGGGGAGCAGCGGGTATCAGGTGCTGCTGAGCCGGAACCTGAGCCGGAGCGAGCCCGAAAGCCGGATGCGCAGCCCTTGAACCGGCCGACGCGTGCCGAGGTGCAGCAGCCGTCAGCGGGAGGGTGGGGCAAGCCTGCCCCTATCGGTGGGCAGGTACCGCCTCAACCAGCCCCGGAGAAGGCGGAGCAGGTTCCTGCACAGGTCCCGGAAGAGCAGCCAACGCCCCAACCGGAGGCGATCCCGAGGTGGAAGCAAGCAGCGGAACGTGGCCGGGCTGCGCGTGAGCAGCAGCAAGCGCACACATTCGGCGACGGTGTGCCGTTGCCTCCCGAACCGGACGATGAGGATCCGGGCGATGTCGAGGATGGTTATTCGCCGGGAGTGCCGGAGCAGGTGGCGTCGATAAGCGAGCGCGATGAGGAAGAGGAGATGATCCAGGAGGCGGCGAAGGAGCCGGCGAATTATGATCGTCGGGACGCGCGGACCATCGCGATGGAGATGTTGCAGTCGGAGTTGGGCGCGCGGCAGTTGTAG
- a CDS encoding YbaB/EbfC family nucleoid-associated protein — MSQPDMSQLIAQAQQMQAQLQQAQQELIATTVVGQAGGGLVKVTLQGSGDVTGVEIDPKVVDPEDVETLQDLVQGAFLDAHAQIGKVAEEKMGPLSQGMGPDMGGLFG; from the coding sequence ATGTCTCAGCCAGATATGTCCCAGCTCATCGCCCAGGCGCAGCAGATGCAGGCTCAGTTGCAGCAGGCTCAGCAGGAGCTCATCGCTACCACGGTTGTGGGTCAGGCTGGTGGCGGTCTGGTGAAGGTGACTCTGCAGGGCTCTGGCGACGTTACCGGCGTGGAGATCGACCCGAAGGTCGTTGATCCGGAAGACGTAGAGACCCTCCAGGACCTGGTCCAGGGAGCGTTCCTGGATGCGCACGCGCAGATCGGCAAGGTTGCGGAAGAGAAGATGGGGCCGCTGTCTCAGGGCATGGGACCTGATATGGGTGGCCTGTTCGGCTAA
- a CDS encoding LamG domain-containing protein — protein MLKRFQSPRQLFILLMAVVVIVGVRPSDTLGAFTASLQYSTNTAGYAAAKATVTLVPAPTPGTSTSQTPTTTPPSVSGDGTCASSISASVRDQGIFAYEFGGDHSGDLVKDRSANQFDAVNRLERARSIYASPCAAENLAALSFVADKAMVYTMQPTIFNGGSFAVETWFRTDHGAGTLVGMYPESQPTEARLLPSFKLDVVPKTGGLVFSTLADTPGAIEFDSVSTNRSVRDGKWHHVVAIRDELTNELQIYLDGQLEASAPATHEMVDQLGYFRFGCDNIPDWPELGSQSQCYGGDMAWGAAYRRALTPTEISEHVEAAH, from the coding sequence GTGCTTAAGCGTTTTCAGTCGCCCCGCCAGCTGTTCATTTTGCTGATGGCGGTGGTTGTGATCGTTGGCGTCCGGCCATCGGATACTCTGGGTGCTTTCACTGCGAGCTTGCAGTACTCGACCAACACTGCGGGTTATGCTGCTGCGAAAGCCACGGTAACTTTGGTGCCGGCACCTACTCCGGGGACCTCGACTAGTCAGACTCCAACCACCACGCCACCTAGTGTGTCGGGGGATGGCACCTGTGCGTCGTCGATAAGCGCTTCGGTGCGGGACCAGGGCATTTTCGCCTATGAGTTTGGTGGCGATCATAGTGGGGACCTGGTGAAAGACCGGTCGGCAAACCAGTTTGACGCCGTCAATCGTTTGGAGCGGGCGCGGTCGATTTACGCGTCGCCGTGTGCGGCGGAGAACCTGGCGGCGTTGAGCTTCGTGGCGGATAAGGCGATGGTCTACACGATGCAGCCGACGATTTTCAACGGTGGTAGTTTCGCGGTGGAGACGTGGTTCCGGACAGATCATGGTGCCGGCACTTTGGTGGGTATGTACCCGGAGTCGCAGCCGACTGAGGCGCGCTTGTTGCCGTCGTTCAAGCTGGATGTCGTGCCGAAGACTGGCGGTTTGGTGTTTAGCACCTTGGCGGATACTCCGGGTGCGATCGAGTTTGACTCGGTGTCTACGAATCGAAGCGTGCGGGATGGCAAGTGGCACCACGTGGTGGCCATTCGCGATGAACTTACCAACGAGCTGCAGATTTATCTCGATGGCCAGTTGGAGGCGTCCGCCCCTGCGACGCACGAGATGGTGGATCAGTTGGGCTACTTCCGTTTTGGTTGCGATAACATCCCGGATTGGCCGGAGTTGGGCAGCCAGTCACAGTGTTACGGTGGCGATATGGCCTGGGGTGCCGCTTATCGACGCGCGTTGACCCCAACCGAAATTAGCGAGCACGTCGAGGCTGCGCATTAA
- the recR gene encoding recombination mediator RecR codes for MFEGPLQDLIDELSRLPGVGPKSAQRIAFHLLNVEPEDVARLQSALARVQEGVTFCRICCNISRDEVCRVCADSGRDKSLICVVEEPKDIQVIERTGEYRGRYHVLGGALDPLANIGPKDLHVTELLQRIAGVLPDVEGGEAPDITEVILATDPNTEGEATASYLARLLRDFPSLTVSRLASGMPLGGDLEFVDELTLSRALSGRLRL; via the coding sequence ATGTTTGAAGGACCATTGCAGGACCTTATCGACGAACTGTCGCGCCTACCCGGAGTCGGGCCGAAGAGCGCGCAACGGATCGCCTTCCACCTGCTCAATGTCGAGCCGGAAGATGTAGCCAGGCTCCAATCCGCGCTGGCGCGGGTGCAGGAAGGCGTGACGTTTTGTCGCATCTGCTGCAACATTTCCCGCGACGAGGTGTGCCGAGTGTGTGCAGACTCGGGCCGGGACAAATCACTCATCTGCGTCGTTGAGGAACCCAAAGACATCCAGGTTATCGAGCGGACAGGGGAATATCGGGGACGCTACCACGTGCTTGGGGGAGCCCTGGATCCGCTAGCCAACATTGGACCGAAAGATCTGCACGTTACCGAATTGCTGCAGCGCATCGCGGGCGTGCTACCCGACGTCGAAGGGGGCGAAGCGCCCGACATTACGGAAGTAATCCTGGCCACCGACCCAAACACCGAAGGTGAAGCCACCGCCTCCTATTTGGCACGCTTGCTGCGTGATTTCCCATCGCTAACGGTGTCGCGTCTGGCCTCCGGCATGCCACTGGGTGGCGACTTGGAATTCGTGGATGAGCTCACGTTGTCTCGGGCGTTGAGTGGGCGGTTGAGGTTGTAG